The Osmerus eperlanus chromosome 25, fOsmEpe2.1, whole genome shotgun sequence genome contains a region encoding:
- the LOC134012213 gene encoding leucine-rich repeat-containing protein 43-like: MATVTLSSVLDKQLRSLCLKDFPCGRGTWTKSIGNKHEERNWGYAEEDEGRDGAEKEEKENLKDLLTCPMSPWRHEGPWSPQVSTLRELCVGGPEGRPDDTVYTHFITLRIVDKGVSVVDEGLLRFSSLRELVLSANRISDLHSGRLPSALRVLELYSNQVSDLNGLSCHPRPGLQHLGLGANRLGSPADVQLLTGAFWPQLVSLDLSWSDFQGHRVMVEALATLPCLRTLVLQGNPLTLTPSFPGFTLDSLPRLLYLDAARVTPDDRHRFRGLANMRDMILDQAVVMVTVGKMRGVPDPLMDQCDNAPEFPVVTYSYSVGYEFLNRQPSAAGVQQVSVEGASVVDAAPGSAEQRPDAREPDHVISTPGNAGNPHSRSHSVVKHSTPKVVWAETMDFCHTDVHGVADLCLLKSFLLGGLSLTVEEEKVLSWPSPDPNLIPGPKPNPDKKGGKDCAGPANKTGSGPKSKDKKKKESTVDMIPDAPIRRALGSVHVSLQDLTMGGHRVTVLCDLGVQQTENGARTTASREKESSKKTKDEKKKEEKKGKAGDQKSAAAPKGKGKGRKESEMDVHTEDAVSNQPEPMSVEFTVQLEKWLSASDVHQPQHNLVLTG; the protein is encoded by the exons ATGGCCACGGTGACACTGTCATCCGTGTTGGACAAACAGCTTCGCAGCCTCTGTCTGAAGGACTTTCCATGTGGGCGTGGTACCTGG ACTAAATCCATCGGTAACAAACACGAGGAGAGGAACTGGGGATACGCGGAAGAGGACGAAGGGAGAGATGGCgccgagaaggaggagaaggagaacctCAAGGACCTCCTGACCTGTCCCATGTCTCCATGGCGACACGAGGGCCCCTGGAGCCCCCAGGTGTCGACCCtgagggagctgtgtgtgggaggtcCTGAAGGTCGTCCTGATGACACCGTCTACACACACTTCATCACCCTGCGGATCGTGGACAAAGGT gtGTCCGTGGTCGATGAAGGCCTTTTACGGTTCTCCAGTTTGAGAGAGCTGGTGCTGAGTGCTAACAGAATCTCCGATCTACACAGCGGTCGTCTTCCCTCCGCCCTCAGA GTGTTGGAGCTTTATTCCAACCAGGTGTCTGACCTGAATGGGTTAAGCTGCCACCCGCGTCCCGGCTTGCAGCACCTGGGTCTGGGCGCCAACCGGCTGGGCTCCCCTGCAGACGTCCAACTCCTCACGGGGGCGTTCTG gccacagctggtctctctggacCTTAGCTGGTCTGACTTCCAGGGACATCGCGTCATGGTGGAGGCCCtggccaccctgccctgcctgagGACCCTGGTCCTGCAGGGAAAccccctcaccctgaccccctCCTTCCCAGGGTTCACCTTGGACAGCCTTCCCCGGCTGCTGTACCTGGACGCTGCCAGGGTCACGCCTGACGACCGTCACCGCTTCAGAGGCCTGGCAAAcatgagag ACATGATATTGGACCAGGCGGTTGTCATGGTAACAGTGGGTAAAATGAGGGGTGTCCCTGATCCCCTGATGGATCAGTGTGACAACGCGCCCGAGTTCCCTGTCGTCACTTACAGCTACTCTGTCGGCTACGAGTTTCTCAACCGACAGCCCTCCGCTGCTGGCGTCCAG CAGGTGAGCGTGGAGGGTGCCTCGGTAGTGGACGCAGCACCAGGCTcagcagagcagagaccagacGCCCGGGAGCCAGACCATGTGATCAGCACACCAGGAAACGCGGGGAATCCTCATAGTCGTTCCCACAGTG TGGTGAAACACAGCACACCGAAGGTGGTGTGGGCAGAGACCATGGACTTCTGCCACACTGACGTCCACGGTGTTGCCGACTTGTGCCTGCTGAAGAGCTTCCTCCTCGGAGGCCTGTCTCTGACCgtcgaggaggagaag GTCCTATCTTGGCCTTCCCCGGACCCAAACCTTATCCCGGGACCCAAACCCAACCCAGACAAGAAAGGGGGCAAAGAT TGTGCAGGCCCCGCAAACAAAACCGGCTCCGGGCCAAAAtcgaaagacaagaagaagaaggagtcgACGGTGGACATGATCCCGGACGCTCCGATCCGGAGGGCTCTGGGCTCGGTCCACGTGTCCCTCCAGGACCTCACCATGGGGGGTCACAGGGTCACGGTCCTGTGTGACCTCGGGGTGCAGCAAACAGAAAACGGGGCGAGGACCACGGCTTCCAGAGAGAAG GAGTCGAGTAAGAAAACCAAAgacgagaagaagaaggaagagaagaagggaaAGGCCGGAGACCAGAAGTCCGCTGCAGCCCCTAAAG GTAAGGGGAAAGGACGTAAGGAAAGCGAGATGGACGTACACACAGAAGACGCCGTTTCCAACCAGCCTGAGCCGATGTCTGTGGAGTTCACGGTGCAGCTGGAGAAATGGCTTTCCGCTTCGGACGTCCACCAGCCACAACACAACCTAGTCCTCACAGGCTGA